From the Photobacterium sp. GJ3 genome, one window contains:
- a CDS encoding type II secretion system F family protein, giving the protein MSTSLMTTNLLWFVTAIWLFAGLGGWLWLQQREQARWKSQRERYTQGSGAVQPTGRQHWLAQIGHRYPVSGTEKQRLLKMLAEAGIDPDDSVAKVCGAKLLGGLMTVAVAFVWRWQGELTAMLLMAVLFAYVLGSNVPEYWLRNRAARVKAQQRRAVPDAIDMLVITVEAGLSLDRALERVGRYLQTSEPRLAEQFLRTHAEIQVMGDPAQCMKKLAWRTGLPELERLASTLGMAQRYGSPLADTMRTISHEARQMRKMALEEQAGKLPGRITLIQMAFIMLPLLALIIAPTLNLLIDSLS; this is encoded by the coding sequence ATGTCTACTTCTTTGATGACCACAAATCTGCTGTGGTTCGTGACTGCGATCTGGCTGTTTGCCGGGCTGGGCGGATGGCTCTGGTTGCAGCAACGCGAACAGGCGCGCTGGAAAAGTCAGCGAGAGCGCTATACACAGGGTTCGGGCGCAGTGCAGCCAACGGGCAGACAGCACTGGCTGGCTCAGATCGGACACCGCTATCCGGTGTCCGGGACGGAAAAACAGCGACTGCTGAAAATGCTGGCAGAAGCCGGGATTGATCCCGACGACAGCGTGGCCAAAGTCTGCGGTGCCAAACTGCTGGGCGGTCTGATGACAGTGGCGGTTGCTTTCGTCTGGCGCTGGCAGGGGGAGTTGACGGCGATGCTGCTGATGGCCGTGCTTTTTGCTTACGTGCTGGGCTCCAATGTGCCGGAATACTGGCTTCGCAACCGGGCGGCCCGGGTCAAAGCACAGCAGCGCCGGGCGGTTCCTGATGCAATTGACATGCTGGTGATTACGGTGGAAGCCGGGTTATCGCTTGACCGGGCACTGGAGCGGGTTGGACGTTATCTGCAAACCTCTGAACCCCGGCTGGCAGAGCAGTTTCTGCGGACCCATGCCGAAATTCAGGTCATGGGCGATCCGGCGCAGTGTATGAAAAAGCTGGCGTGGCGGACTGGGTTGCCGGAGCTGGAGCGACTGGCATCCACATTGGGTATGGCCCAGCGTTATGGCTCGCCACTGGCCGATACCATGCGGACGATCAGTCACGAAGCCCGTCAGATGCGCAAAATGGCACTGGAAGAACAGGCCGGAAAATTACCGGGCCGGATCACGCTGATTCAGATGGCTTTCATCATGCTGCCGCTGCTGGCGCTGATTATTGCTCCAACACTGAATCTGCTGATCGACAGCCTGAGTTAA
- a CDS encoding tetratricopeptide repeat protein, which produces MNTPQSARLLIRNSRYLWIALAALALSACSSHADKVAANIQTNALVVAQTAFDSHQYAKAETLFRQLLDQAATAAQPLPEQALLMLARSQFQQDKKQAARNTLQQLLDMRGSKAAEAADYLGKFSLDDGKTDQAQAAYRQGLALDGLTGAEEARLLNGLGVSLLNQNSYAQGREAFERAVVLAPDEASYRSNLALGWLMDGQITKARTVFAPLLHYQQLPPRVEMNYALLLLAEGQQQQARLILSRYLSPTQVDHDIRQLADRLATIRQRAAGQSS; this is translated from the coding sequence ATGAACACACCTCAATCTGCCCGTTTGCTGATCCGAAACAGTCGGTATCTCTGGATTGCGCTGGCTGCGCTGGCGCTCAGTGCCTGCAGCAGTCATGCCGATAAAGTCGCAGCCAATATCCAGACGAATGCTCTGGTGGTGGCGCAGACGGCTTTTGATTCTCACCAGTACGCGAAAGCGGAAACCCTGTTTCGTCAGTTACTGGATCAGGCCGCAACAGCGGCGCAACCTCTCCCCGAGCAAGCACTGCTGATGCTGGCCCGCAGTCAGTTCCAGCAGGATAAAAAGCAGGCTGCGCGCAATACCCTGCAGCAATTGCTGGATATGCGTGGGTCAAAGGCGGCGGAAGCCGCGGATTATCTGGGGAAATTCAGTCTTGATGACGGCAAAACCGATCAGGCTCAGGCGGCTTACCGGCAGGGATTGGCGCTGGACGGGCTGACGGGGGCTGAAGAAGCCCGGCTTCTGAACGGACTGGGCGTGTCTTTACTGAATCAGAACAGCTACGCGCAAGGCCGCGAAGCATTTGAACGCGCAGTGGTACTGGCACCGGATGAAGCGTCCTATCGGTCAAATCTGGCGCTGGGGTGGCTGATGGACGGACAGATCACAAAGGCCCGGACTGTGTTTGCACCTTTGCTGCATTACCAGCAATTACCTCCCCGCGTTGAAATGAATTATGCCTTGCTGCTGCTGGCGGAAGGGCAGCAGCAACAGGCGCGGCTGATTTTGTCGCGCTACCTGTCGCCAACGCAGGTGGATCATGACATTCGCCAGTTGGCGGATCGACTGGCGACAATCCGTCAGCGTGCAGCCGGTCAATCCTCATGA
- a CDS encoding TadE/TadG family type IV pilus assembly protein: MRQPFRRRQGGVVSLEMAFLLPVFIGLLLLFVDVVRVHWQYSTLEHAMRQVLREHMISSVQGNLPSAAELKQDISGKLVGSPALSLSVTRYGSLAEMLAADDGLEPGESVPLAPSDPVLKVTARLKPAMTIYPLFFTGARTLEYQTTLMMLSDRMPE; this comes from the coding sequence ATGAGGCAGCCGTTTCGCCGCAGACAGGGGGGCGTCGTCAGCTTGGAAATGGCGTTTCTGCTCCCTGTCTTTATCGGATTGCTGCTGTTGTTTGTCGATGTGGTCCGGGTGCACTGGCAGTACAGCACGCTGGAGCATGCGATGCGACAGGTGCTTCGTGAACATATGATCAGCAGTGTTCAGGGGAATCTGCCCAGCGCCGCAGAACTCAAGCAGGACATTTCCGGAAAACTGGTCGGCTCGCCTGCACTCAGTCTGTCGGTGACCCGCTATGGATCGCTGGCCGAGATGCTGGCGGCTGACGACGGACTTGAGCCGGGAGAATCAGTGCCGCTTGCACCCTCTGATCCCGTACTCAAAGTGACCGCCAGGCTCAAACCAGCCATGACAATCTATCCGCTCTTTTTTACCGGGGCCCGGACGCTGGAATACCAAACCACACTGATGATGCTGTCAGACAGGATGCCAGAATGA
- a CDS encoding pilus assembly protein FlpL: MKASFFRQQGAFSPGFILMLIGVVTFVVTTSSIIRAYQDHDRLSGVADIALLSASDSDTPANDVSALLKANRLQANAQIQAGEAGASLRLTSQSQDIPIGVKASTRQVQSSVEIAVVIDISESMRGEPLNQVKKGLEDFAEVLYAKERRNNNRVISLVPASGYVNIGSHPTFFEPASLLPPFSLQTLFSEKNWGNFLHPSVPGRSRDAFCAFLPEDVGDIAKSAQVTSRWIRSLESAPGRGQSIWLQFATQRPPLSNYADGTPLKAAYPSDNPADRYREDALASLGLFDSADCGVSPILAMARTQNEYQQGIAQLYPGLNTNTAEGVLWAWRLLSPQWRGLWRTELADLPRDYEAPNTVKVMVLLSDGEHKVNPAVRDKKQVALCREMKKQGIQVFSIGYGNNAQIVRQCAGPDGYYAANERNIRTVFSVIANTINDITLVK, encoded by the coding sequence ATGAAAGCTTCATTTTTTCGTCAGCAGGGGGCATTTTCTCCCGGCTTTATTCTGATGTTGATTGGGGTCGTGACTTTTGTCGTGACCACCAGCAGCATCATCCGGGCTTATCAGGATCATGATCGGCTCAGTGGTGTGGCCGACATCGCGCTGCTGTCGGCTTCCGACAGTGATACACCCGCGAATGATGTCAGTGCCTTACTCAAAGCCAATCGCCTGCAGGCCAACGCGCAGATTCAGGCTGGCGAAGCGGGGGCCAGTTTACGGCTCACGAGTCAGAGTCAGGACATTCCGATAGGCGTGAAAGCATCGACTCGCCAGGTGCAAAGCTCGGTTGAGATTGCCGTCGTGATTGATATTTCAGAGTCCATGCGCGGAGAGCCGCTGAATCAGGTGAAGAAGGGGCTGGAAGACTTTGCCGAAGTGCTTTACGCCAAAGAACGGCGGAATAACAACCGGGTTATCAGCCTGGTGCCCGCCAGTGGTTATGTGAATATTGGCTCTCATCCGACGTTTTTTGAACCGGCCAGTCTGTTGCCACCATTCAGTTTGCAGACCTTATTTTCGGAAAAGAACTGGGGCAACTTTTTACACCCGTCTGTACCTGGCCGGAGTCGGGATGCATTTTGTGCGTTTCTCCCGGAAGACGTCGGCGATATCGCAAAATCGGCTCAGGTGACTTCCCGCTGGATCCGGTCACTCGAATCCGCACCGGGGCGTGGGCAGTCGATCTGGCTGCAATTTGCCACCCAGCGGCCGCCTTTATCAAATTATGCCGATGGTACGCCGTTAAAAGCCGCTTATCCGTCAGATAATCCGGCCGATCGCTATCGGGAAGATGCATTGGCATCGCTGGGGTTGTTCGACTCTGCTGATTGCGGCGTCAGCCCAATCCTGGCGATGGCCCGGACTCAGAACGAATATCAGCAGGGGATCGCGCAGCTCTATCCGGGGTTGAATACCAATACAGCCGAAGGGGTCCTTTGGGCGTGGCGTTTATTGTCACCGCAATGGCGCGGATTATGGCGAACAGAGCTGGCGGATTTACCGCGGGATTATGAGGCTCCGAATACTGTGAAAGTGATGGTATTGCTTTCTGACGGTGAGCATAAAGTTAATCCAGCCGTTCGGGATAAAAAACAGGTCGCTTTGTGTCGTGAAATGAAAAAGCAGGGCATTCAGGTCTTCAGTATCGGTTATGGCAACAATGCGCAGATTGTTCGTCAGTGTGCCGGTCCGGATGGATACTACGCCGCCAATGAGCGAAATATCCGAACGGTGTTCAGTGTGATTGCCAACACCATCAACGACATTACGTTGGTGAAATAA
- a CDS encoding efflux RND transporter periplasmic adaptor subunit, giving the protein MKVTLIVGSLILLALAFGIGYTEYQQRAQSLAKPARPVPNVIVQPVVRQEVARLVEALGTVKSRESVQITAKVTEKVDRVHFEDGQQVNAGALLVTLTSGEQQAKVRAAQANLSEQQREYRRIEGLVRKNTVARSELDKLRTGIEVARAILAQNQAELEARTLVAPFAGLLGFRQISQGALVTPGMVVTTLDALDTVKLDFSVPERFLGQIQSGARVNGRVAAFPDLVFSGKVTGLNSRVDPQTRAVEVRARVENPQLLLRPGMLMTLTLTLEARSGLVVPEEAIIPRQTKHFLMVVNGENVVEQRPVQLGFRSRGEVEILSGVQEGEQVITRGMDKVRPGQTVTTQPTEHFTHREAG; this is encoded by the coding sequence ATGAAAGTCACCCTGATCGTCGGTTCGCTGATCTTGCTGGCACTGGCATTTGGCATTGGTTACACCGAATATCAGCAACGCGCACAATCGCTGGCGAAACCCGCTCGTCCTGTCCCGAATGTGATTGTTCAGCCGGTGGTACGGCAGGAAGTTGCACGGTTGGTTGAAGCCTTGGGTACGGTCAAATCCCGGGAATCTGTCCAGATCACCGCCAAAGTGACGGAAAAAGTTGATCGGGTGCATTTTGAGGATGGCCAGCAAGTCAACGCCGGTGCCTTACTGGTGACACTGACATCAGGTGAACAGCAGGCCAAAGTTCGTGCAGCGCAGGCAAACCTGAGTGAGCAGCAGCGGGAATATCGCCGGATTGAAGGGCTGGTGCGGAAGAATACGGTCGCCCGCTCGGAACTGGACAAGCTCAGAACCGGGATTGAAGTGGCCCGGGCGATTCTGGCGCAGAATCAGGCCGAACTGGAAGCGCGGACCCTTGTCGCGCCTTTTGCCGGTCTGCTCGGATTTCGTCAGATCAGTCAGGGGGCGCTGGTCACACCGGGCATGGTGGTGACTACGCTGGATGCACTGGATACCGTCAAACTGGATTTCTCGGTGCCGGAACGGTTTCTGGGTCAAATCCAGTCCGGAGCCCGGGTGAATGGCCGGGTGGCGGCATTTCCGGATCTGGTGTTCAGCGGCAAAGTCACCGGACTCAACAGCCGGGTGGATCCACAAACCCGAGCGGTTGAAGTACGGGCGCGGGTGGAAAACCCGCAACTGTTGCTGCGGCCCGGTATGCTGATGACGCTGACATTGACACTGGAAGCCCGCTCTGGGCTGGTGGTGCCGGAAGAGGCCATCATCCCACGGCAGACGAAGCACTTTCTGATGGTGGTGAATGGCGAGAATGTCGTCGAGCAGCGGCCTGTTCAGCTGGGATTCCGCAGCCGGGGTGAAGTGGAAATTCTCAGCGGGGTGCAGGAAGGTGAGCAAGTGATTACCCGCGGCATGGATAAAGTGCGGCCGGGTCAGACGGTGACGACCCAACCCACGGAGCATTTTACCCATCGGGAGGCGGGCTGA
- a CDS encoding efflux RND transporter permease subunit, giving the protein MFLTDLAVRRPVFGSVISLLLITFGLVAYDRLPLREYPDIDPPIVTISTNYRGASAAIVESRITQIVEDRVSGIEGIRNISSTSSDGRSDVTLEFGIGRDIDAAANDVRDRISGILNNLPDEADPPEVQKAEGNSEVIMWLNLVSDRLDTLALTDYANRYLVDRFSVLDGVAAVRIGGGKEYAMRIWIDRQKLASRRLTVADVEQALRADNVELPAGSIESENRQFSIRTQRSFLAPEDFSRLVIGVGEDGYLIRLADVAAVELAAEEEKIMFRGNTQDMIGLGINRQSTANTLAVARSVNALVAQINPTLPEGMEIKESYDSSVFIQASIDEVYKTLFIALLLVILTIYLFLGSVRAMLIPALTVPVSLIGTFIILYALGYTINLLTLLALILAIGIVVDDAIVMLENIHRRIELGESPLKAAFLGARQVGFAIVATTVVLISVFLPIGFLEGDLGKLFREFSVAMSTAVLLSSLVALTLTPMMGSKIMQPVESEPWLVRQVSTVLDRLTGFYRRSLANWLRRPYLIVGMLVVMLCGSVWLANRIPTEFAPREDRGAMFILINGPQGASYEYMQPYMNEIEHRLMPMVEAGEIMRLLVRAPRGWGQLEDFSNGFAIVVLEDWAQRRNAFVIIRDIQQRLRDLAGVTAFAVMRQPFGRGVNKPVQFVVGGGTYEQLAQWRDILMEQAAQNPGLEGLDHDYKETKPLLGVNINIERAGDLGVSVTEIGQTLESMLGSRVVTRYEWRGEEYDVLIEGQPARQNTPQDLSNLYVRSSHNGELIPLSNLVSVTEYADAPTLNRFNRIRAVTIEANLADNYTLGEALTYLNGLVQQYLPADAVVNYKGPSQDFQTASHSILFVFALALAVVFLVLAAQFESYIHPLVIMLTVPLATFGALLGLYFTGQTLNIYSQIGIIMLVGLAAKNGILIVEFANQLRDQGTAYQDAVIDAACARLRPILMTAITTAAGAVPLILATGAGAETRLVIGIVVLCGITVATCFTLLVIPVVYHLLARHTNSPEFVTRQLEKELAEDNTVLLKKKRLG; this is encoded by the coding sequence ATGTTTCTGACGGATCTTGCGGTTCGCCGCCCTGTGTTTGGTTCGGTGATCAGCTTGCTGCTGATCACTTTTGGTCTGGTTGCGTACGATCGGCTGCCATTGCGTGAATATCCGGATATCGACCCGCCCATTGTGACTATCTCGACGAACTATCGCGGGGCATCTGCAGCGATCGTGGAAAGCCGGATCACCCAGATTGTTGAAGACCGGGTATCCGGTATTGAAGGGATCCGCAATATCAGTTCTACCAGCAGCGATGGCCGTTCGGATGTCACACTGGAGTTTGGCATCGGACGGGATATCGACGCAGCCGCCAATGATGTCCGCGACCGGATCTCGGGCATTCTCAATAACCTACCGGATGAAGCCGACCCCCCGGAAGTGCAGAAAGCCGAAGGGAATTCTGAAGTCATTATGTGGCTCAATCTGGTCTCTGACCGATTGGATACGCTGGCGCTGACCGATTACGCCAACCGTTATCTGGTGGATCGCTTTTCGGTGCTGGACGGCGTGGCCGCCGTGCGGATAGGCGGTGGGAAAGAATATGCGATGCGGATCTGGATTGACCGACAAAAGCTGGCGTCTCGCAGGCTGACGGTGGCCGATGTTGAACAGGCGCTGCGGGCGGATAACGTTGAGCTCCCCGCAGGCTCCATCGAGTCGGAGAACCGGCAGTTTTCAATTCGCACCCAGCGCAGCTTTCTGGCGCCGGAAGACTTTTCCCGGCTGGTCATTGGCGTCGGGGAAGACGGTTATCTGATCCGGCTGGCCGATGTCGCAGCGGTTGAACTGGCGGCGGAAGAAGAAAAAATCATGTTCCGTGGCAATACGCAGGACATGATTGGGCTGGGGATCAACCGGCAATCCACGGCCAATACGCTGGCCGTTGCCCGCTCGGTGAACGCGCTGGTGGCGCAGATCAACCCAACGCTGCCGGAAGGCATGGAAATTAAAGAATCCTATGATTCCTCGGTGTTCATTCAGGCATCGATCGATGAAGTCTATAAAACCCTGTTTATCGCGCTGTTGCTGGTCATCCTGACGATTTATCTGTTTCTCGGCAGTGTCCGGGCCATGCTGATCCCGGCGCTGACCGTGCCGGTATCGCTGATCGGGACCTTTATCATTCTGTATGCGCTGGGCTACACCATCAATTTACTGACCTTACTGGCGCTGATTCTGGCGATCGGGATTGTTGTCGATGATGCCATTGTCATGCTGGAGAATATCCACCGCCGGATTGAGCTGGGGGAATCCCCGCTGAAGGCGGCATTTCTTGGTGCGCGGCAGGTGGGGTTTGCCATTGTGGCGACCACAGTGGTGCTGATTTCCGTGTTCCTGCCGATCGGTTTTCTTGAAGGCGATCTCGGCAAGTTGTTCCGGGAATTCTCGGTGGCCATGAGTACCGCCGTGCTGCTGTCTTCGCTGGTCGCGCTGACGCTCACGCCGATGATGGGCTCAAAAATCATGCAGCCGGTCGAAAGCGAGCCCTGGCTGGTGCGTCAGGTCAGCACGGTGCTGGACCGTCTCACCGGGTTTTATCGCCGGTCGCTGGCGAATTGGTTACGTCGGCCTTATCTCATTGTGGGCATGCTGGTGGTGATGCTGTGCGGCAGTGTCTGGCTGGCCAACCGGATTCCGACCGAATTTGCCCCACGTGAAGATCGCGGCGCAATGTTCATTCTGATCAACGGCCCGCAGGGGGCCAGTTATGAATATATGCAGCCGTATATGAATGAAATCGAACACCGGCTGATGCCGATGGTTGAAGCGGGCGAAATCATGCGGTTGCTGGTCCGTGCGCCGCGAGGCTGGGGACAACTGGAAGATTTCTCCAATGGGTTTGCCATTGTGGTGCTGGAGGACTGGGCGCAGCGACGCAATGCGTTTGTGATCATCCGGGATATTCAGCAACGGCTGCGTGATCTGGCTGGCGTCACGGCGTTTGCGGTGATGCGCCAGCCGTTTGGCCGCGGGGTGAATAAACCGGTGCAGTTTGTGGTGGGTGGCGGCACCTATGAACAGCTGGCTCAGTGGCGCGATATTCTGATGGAGCAGGCAGCACAAAATCCGGGTTTGGAAGGCTTGGATCATGATTACAAAGAAACCAAACCGTTACTGGGCGTAAATATCAATATCGAGCGGGCGGGTGATTTAGGGGTTTCGGTCACCGAGATTGGCCAGACCCTGGAATCTATGCTGGGTTCAAGAGTAGTGACCCGGTATGAATGGCGCGGAGAAGAATATGATGTGCTGATCGAAGGTCAGCCGGCACGCCAGAATACACCGCAGGATCTCAGCAATCTGTATGTGCGCTCCAGCCACAACGGCGAGCTGATCCCATTGTCGAATCTGGTCTCAGTCACCGAATACGCCGACGCCCCCACGCTGAATCGCTTTAACCGGATCCGGGCCGTCACCATCGAGGCGAATCTTGCCGATAATTATACTTTGGGAGAAGCACTGACCTACCTGAACGGTTTGGTACAGCAATATTTACCTGCTGATGCCGTGGTGAACTACAAAGGGCCGTCGCAGGATTTTCAAACCGCCAGCCATTCGATTCTTTTTGTTTTTGCGCTGGCCTTAGCGGTGGTGTTTCTGGTGCTGGCGGCGCAGTTTGAGAGCTACATTCACCCACTGGTGATTATGCTGACGGTCCCGCTGGCCACTTTTGGTGCCTTGCTGGGCCTGTACTTTACCGGGCAGACGCTCAACATCTATTCGCAAATCGGCATCATTATGCTGGTGGGTCTGGCGGCGAAAAACGGGATTCTGATTGTCGAATTTGCCAATCAGCTGCGGGATCAGGGCACGGCCTATCAGGATGCCGTGATCGATGCAGCCTGTGCCCGCCTGCGTCCGATTCTGATGACGGCGATTACCACCGCGGCTGGCGCTGTGCCCTTAATTCTGGCAACCGGTGCTGGTGCTGAAACCCGGCTGGTGATCGGGATTGTGGTCTTGTGCGGCATCACGGTCGCCACCTGTTTTACCTTGCTGGTGATCCCAGTGGTTTATCATTTGCTTGCCCGCCATACCAACAGTCCGGAGTTTGTCACCCGCCAGTTGGAGAAAGAACTGGCCGAAGACAACACGGTATTGCTGAAGAAAAAGCGGCTGGGGTAA
- the ugpC gene encoding sn-glycerol-3-phosphate ABC transporter ATP-binding protein UgpC, translating to MLKLNQLIKTYDNGHQAVKGINLDVKAGEFIVLVGPSGCGKSSILRSVAGLESITGGSIELDGRRVDHIKPAARDIAMVFQNYALYPHMTVYDNLAYGLKNRGVQKAVIDHQIRRVAQTLKIEDYLDRKPAKLSGGQRQRVAMGRAIVRDPKLFLFDEPLSNLDAALRAHMRLEIKKLQRELGVTSIYVTHDQVEAMTLADRIVVLNQGKIEQIGTPAEIYHQPQSEFVARFIGSPAINLLPASLSAGVFTLNSGQQYALPEYGHLPDQKITIGIRPEQLSLQPNSHPLELSLTVQVVEPLGPNQLVHGQLLGQMFTAVTPEQPLALQESLTIYVDPDKLHLFDSTGQRLTPQPRQAKAG from the coding sequence ATGCTGAAACTCAATCAACTGATCAAAACCTACGACAACGGACACCAGGCCGTCAAAGGGATCAATCTGGACGTCAAAGCCGGAGAATTCATTGTGCTGGTTGGCCCGTCCGGCTGTGGCAAATCCTCTATTTTGCGTTCGGTTGCCGGGCTGGAAAGCATCACTGGCGGCAGTATTGAATTGGATGGCCGCCGCGTGGATCACATCAAACCAGCCGCACGGGACATTGCCATGGTGTTCCAGAACTATGCGTTGTACCCGCATATGACGGTGTATGACAATCTGGCCTATGGCCTGAAAAACCGCGGGGTTCAAAAAGCAGTCATCGACCATCAAATCCGTCGCGTGGCTCAAACCCTCAAAATTGAAGACTACCTGGACCGCAAACCAGCCAAACTTTCCGGCGGTCAGCGTCAGCGGGTCGCCATGGGGCGTGCCATTGTCCGGGATCCCAAACTGTTCCTGTTCGATGAGCCGTTGTCGAATCTCGACGCTGCGTTGCGGGCCCACATGCGACTGGAGATCAAAAAGCTGCAACGCGAACTGGGCGTCACCAGCATTTATGTCACCCATGATCAGGTTGAAGCCATGACATTAGCCGACCGCATTGTGGTGCTCAATCAGGGCAAAATCGAGCAAATCGGCACACCCGCCGAGATTTACCATCAGCCCCAGAGTGAATTCGTCGCCCGGTTTATTGGCAGTCCGGCAATCAACCTGCTGCCTGCCAGCTTATCTGCGGGTGTCTTCACCCTGAACAGCGGCCAGCAATACGCTTTGCCTGAATACGGGCATCTGCCGGATCAGAAAATCACGATTGGCATTCGTCCTGAGCAACTCAGTCTTCAGCCAAACAGTCACCCGTTGGAACTCAGCCTGACGGTGCAGGTTGTGGAGCCGCTGGGGCCCAACCAACTGGTCCATGGTCAGTTGCTTGGCCAGATGTTTACGGCCGTGACGCCGGAACAACCGCTGGCACTGCAGGAATCGCTGACGATTTATGTCGATCCGGACAAACTACACTTATTCGATAGCACAGGACAACGCCTGACCCCCCAGCCACGCCAGGCCAAAGCGGGATAA
- the ugpE gene encoding sn-glycerol-3-phosphate ABC transporter permease UgpE has product MLAPVWLIFASSTHDPNTIIRDGLQWLPGEHLASIYQEAWQSSMGFSQDVNAGTMIFNSLVMGLGFAIGKIIISMLAAYALVFFRLPYASVWFGLIFVTLLLPLEVRIIPSYEVVANLGMLNSYTGLILPLIASATATFFFRQFFKTIPDELLEAAQLDNAGPWRFMIDILLPLSKTMMAAIFIIMFVVGWNQYLWPLMITTDETYNTIVMGIKQILSNITESRQPRYDYAFAMAILAMLPPVLVVILFQRWFVKGLVESEK; this is encoded by the coding sequence ATGCTGGCACCGGTCTGGCTGATTTTTGCCAGTTCGACCCATGATCCGAACACCATTATCCGCGATGGCCTGCAATGGCTGCCGGGCGAGCATCTTGCCAGTATTTATCAGGAAGCCTGGCAAAGCAGCATGGGCTTCAGTCAGGACGTGAATGCCGGCACCATGATTTTCAATTCACTGGTGATGGGCCTGGGATTTGCCATCGGCAAAATTATCATTTCCATGCTGGCCGCCTATGCGCTGGTTTTTTTCCGGCTGCCTTATGCCAGTGTCTGGTTCGGGCTGATTTTCGTCACCTTGCTGCTGCCGCTGGAAGTACGCATCATCCCGTCATATGAAGTGGTCGCGAACCTCGGGATGCTGAATTCATATACAGGTTTAATCCTGCCGCTGATTGCCTCTGCCACAGCCACCTTCTTCTTCCGTCAGTTCTTTAAAACCATTCCGGATGAGTTACTGGAAGCGGCGCAGTTAGATAACGCGGGCCCCTGGCGCTTTATGATCGACATCCTGCTGCCTCTGTCCAAAACCATGATGGCCGCGATTTTCATCATCATGTTTGTGGTGGGCTGGAACCAGTATCTGTGGCCGCTCATGATCACCACAGATGAGACCTACAACACCATCGTCATGGGCATCAAACAGATTCTGAGCAACATTACCGAATCCCGTCAGCCCCGTTATGACTATGCCTTTGCCATGGCCATTCTGGCCATGCTGCCGCCGGTACTGGTGGTCATTCTCTTCCAGCGCTGGTTCGTGAAAGGCCTGGTGGAATCTGAAAAATAA
- a CDS encoding ABC transporter permease subunit gives MERRQQFQHTGVPYFLLLPQILIITIFFFYPAAQAIYLSFMLEDPWGLSSTFIGIENYQMLFSSAEYLKSIGFTLVFSLLVALLSLGLALLLAVKANNIRRGQSGYKLTLTWVYAIAPAIAGIMAGFLFNPHFGTLTAMFAVLGWDFSYQTDPFDATVALIIVSVWKQVSVNFVYFLAGLQSISHSVQEAAALDCPSDRRRFWTITFPLLAPTGFFLLIINLTYAFFETFGIIDTLTSGGPGGSTTTLVYKVFQDGFIGADLGGSSAQSVVLLILVSALTYFQFRVIERKVHY, from the coding sequence GTGGAACGCAGACAACAATTTCAACACACTGGGGTGCCCTATTTTTTACTGCTCCCCCAGATCCTGATCATTACGATTTTCTTTTTCTACCCCGCTGCCCAAGCGATCTATTTATCCTTCATGCTGGAAGATCCCTGGGGACTGTCCAGTACCTTCATCGGCATTGAAAACTATCAGATGCTGTTCAGCTCGGCGGAATATCTCAAATCCATTGGCTTCACCCTGGTGTTTTCGCTGCTCGTTGCCCTGCTGTCGCTGGGGCTGGCTCTCTTACTGGCCGTGAAAGCGAACAATATCCGGCGCGGACAGAGCGGGTATAAACTCACATTGACCTGGGTCTACGCCATTGCGCCCGCCATTGCCGGAATCATGGCCGGATTCCTGTTCAACCCGCACTTTGGCACCCTAACCGCCATGTTCGCGGTGCTGGGGTGGGATTTCAGTTACCAGACCGATCCATTTGATGCCACTGTCGCTTTGATCATCGTTTCGGTCTGGAAGCAGGTTTCAGTGAATTTCGTTTACTTTCTGGCAGGATTGCAGTCGATTTCTCACTCCGTCCAAGAGGCGGCCGCACTGGATTGCCCTTCGGACCGCCGCCGCTTCTGGACCATCACCTTTCCACTGCTCGCCCCGACCGGCTTTTTCCTGCTGATCATCAATCTGACCTACGCCTTTTTCGAGACGTTCGGGATTATCGACACCCTGACTTCAGGCGGACCGGGAGGCAGCACAACCACACTGGTCTACAAAGTTTTTCAGGACGGATTTATCGGCGCAGATCTCGGTGGCAGCTCGGCGCAATCTGTGGTGCTGCTGATTTTGGTGTCAGCGCTCACTTACTTCCAGTTCCGTGTCATTGAAAGAAAGGTACATTACTGA